The DNA region CTAATAGTTACTTCTCCAACTTTTACATCACCAAATTCTTTAAGTAATTTGGTAGTTCTTGGTCTGTGCTCTTCAATTTTTTGAGCTAATTTTGTTTTTAAGGTTGACATATCATTTAAGTTTTTGTTTTATTAAGCTTAGCTTTTAAGCCTTCGTTTAGAGTAACTAAAAATTTTAACAGGTTGTTCGACATTCTTCTTTCTAACCCTCAATATAAATTATAGTTACTATATTTTTTTCATTTTTACTTTCTAATGCAATAATACAAGCTTAGGCTATATATTGTTGTTTTATTTTTTATCTCTCTTCAATCCATTTTTATCTAAAAACGGTCTTTTTTAATATCCAGCTGATTATCAGGCATTTGCCAAACAAGCCGAAAAACCAAGTAAATGTACTAAAATTTTACTATGCGAGCATAATAAAATGTTAAAAAAATTCATTCTAAATAAAAGCGGCTACACCTTAACAGACGTACAAAACAGCTAATATTTAATAGTTATTTTTTTAGTAATAAAATTGCAGTAATTTTGATAGCAAAACGCATTTTATTAACTGATTTTTGTCAATATAAAAAATATCTACTGTTAGAAATATTCAAAACAATAATAGAGTTAAAACAAATAAGAGAATTCCCAATATCATTAAAATAAGAGAAAATGGAAAAATATCTTTGGCTTTCAAACCGGTTATTCCAAGCAAAGGTAATGCCCAAAAAGGCTGAATCATATTGGTTAATTGATCGCCATAAGCCAAAGCCATAACTGTTTTAGGAATAGAAACCCCTAAATTTAAAGCAGCCTCAACCACAATAGGACCTTGAATAATCCACTGACCTCCACCGGAAGGAACAAATATATTTACTATTGCTGCGCTTAGCATGGTATAGAAAGAAAAAGTTGAAACCGTTGAAATATCAAGAAAGAACTGAGTGAATAATACATACAATCCAGAATATTTCATAACTCCCATTATTCCTGCATACAAAGGAAATTGAATTAAAATACCAACCGAACTTCCAATGGCATTTTTAGCAGCCTGTAAAAACTCCGCGATAGAACCCTGCGCTAAAATGGCCAAGCCAAACAATACTATATTGATATAATTTAAGTTGATAAAACTTAAACTTTTGGAGACAAACACCGTGTATATTGGGATTGTCAAAAGCAAAAGAGCAAAAAACTTTGAAAAAAATTGAGAATAATCTAGTCGCTCCGCACCTCCTGGCTTAGTTATTTCAGATGACAATATTTTCTCATCTCCCCTTAACTTCAGCTCCGAAACTTGTATTTTAGATCCTATCAAATAAAAAAATACCGGAATAATTATAAGTAAAATACCGGAAGCAAATAAGTTCATATTAGAAAAAATAGTCTCGGATAAAGAAATTTGACCTATTCGCTCAACTAAAAAATGATTCGCCTCAGCAATCTTTAAAGGTGCAGATCCCGACAAGCCTCCATGCCAAACCATCATGCCGGAATATGCAGCAGCTCCTAAGAGTCCATAATTGAACTTAAAGCCTTTATCTGAAAATGCTTCCGCAATTTTCCGAGCAAAAATGGCTCCAAATACCAAACCTAAACCCCA from Bacteroidales bacterium includes:
- a CDS encoding short-chain fatty acid transporter; the protein is MNFSKKIMGGFQKMLPSPMSIAILLTLLTFVLAVIYKPDEIGYTKRAIDILSFWNLGFWSLMEFTMQMILILVLGYVLALSKSINRFIVKLTALVDTNAKAAALLSFVTILISLFNWGLGLVFGAIFARKIAEAFSDKGFKFNYGLLGAAAYSGMMVWHGGLSGSAPLKIAEANHFLVERIGQISLSETIFSNMNLFASGILLIIIPVFFYLIGSKIQVSELKLRGDEKILSSEITKPGGAERLDYSQFFSKFFALLLLTIPIYTVFVSKSLSFINLNYINIVLFGLAILAQGSIAEFLQAAKNAIGSSVGILIQFPLYAGIMGVMKYSGLYVLFTQFFLDISTVSTFSFYTMLSAAIVNIFVPSGGGQWIIQGPIVVEAALNLGVSIPKTVMALAYGDQLTNMIQPFWALPLLGITGLKAKDIFPFSLILMILGILLFVLTLLLF